One part of the Pieris napi chromosome 4, ilPieNapi1.2, whole genome shotgun sequence genome encodes these proteins:
- the LOC125049146 gene encoding ras-related protein Ral-a isoform X2 — MFSTIAYKLSTTFLEEQKRNASSMSKKPAAAPTLHKVIMVGSGGVGKSALTLQFMYDEFVEDYEPTKADSYRKKVVLDGEEVQIDILDTAGQEDYAAIRDNYFRSGEGFLCVFSITEPESFDATQEFREQILRVKNDDNIPFLLVGNKSDLADKRRVPLDVCRERAAAWHVPYVETSAKTRDNVDKAFLTLIRATSALKTGLAAEAGAEEGRRCCAVV, encoded by the exons ATGTTCTCAACCATAGCATATAAGCTATCTACAACTTTCTTGGAAGAACAAAAG CGCAACGCGTCAAGCATGTCGAAAAAGCCGGCGGCGGCGCCGACGTTGCACAAGGTGATAATGGTGGGGTCCGGTGGAGTGGGCAAGTCTGCGCTCACGCTGCAGTTCATGTACGACGAGTTCGTCGAAGACTACGAGCCCACCAAGGCCGACAGCTACAGGAAGAAG GTGGTGCTGGACGGCGAGGAGGTTCAGATCGACATCCTGGACACGGCGGGGCAAGAGGACTACGCCGCCATCCGCGACAACTACTTCCGCTCGGGCGAGGGCTTCCTGTGCGTCTTCTCcatcacggagcccgagagcTTCGACGCGACGCAGGAGTTCCGCGAGCAAATCCTGCGCGTGAAGAACGACGACAACATCCCCTTCCTGCTGGTCGGCAACAAGTCGGACCTCGCCGACAAGCGCCGGGTGCCGCTCGACGTCTGCCGGGAGCGCGCCGCCGCGTGGCACGTGCCCTACGTCGAGACCTCGGCCAAGACGCGCGACAACGTCGACAAG GCCTTCCTTACCCTGATCCGCGCCACGTCGGCTCTCAAGACGGGGCTCGCCGCGGAGGCCGGCGCGGAAGAAGGGAGACGGTGCTGCGCCGTCGTCTGA
- the LOC125049146 gene encoding ras-related protein Ral-a isoform X1 has protein sequence MFSTIAYKLSTTFLEEQKRNASSMSKKPAAAPTLHKVIMVGSGGVGKSALTLQFMYDEFVEDYEPTKADSYRKKVVLDGEEVQIDILDTAGQEDYAAIRDNYFRSGEGFLCVFSITEPESFDATQEFREQILRVKNDDNIPFLLVGNKSDLADKRRVPLDVCRERAAAWHVPYVETSAKTRDNVDKVFFDLMREIRSRKSDDGRATNGDVRGKKRRKIKCAIL, from the exons ATGTTCTCAACCATAGCATATAAGCTATCTACAACTTTCTTGGAAGAACAAAAG CGCAACGCGTCAAGCATGTCGAAAAAGCCGGCGGCGGCGCCGACGTTGCACAAGGTGATAATGGTGGGGTCCGGTGGAGTGGGCAAGTCTGCGCTCACGCTGCAGTTCATGTACGACGAGTTCGTCGAAGACTACGAGCCCACCAAGGCCGACAGCTACAGGAAGAAG GTGGTGCTGGACGGCGAGGAGGTTCAGATCGACATCCTGGACACGGCGGGGCAAGAGGACTACGCCGCCATCCGCGACAACTACTTCCGCTCGGGCGAGGGCTTCCTGTGCGTCTTCTCcatcacggagcccgagagcTTCGACGCGACGCAGGAGTTCCGCGAGCAAATCCTGCGCGTGAAGAACGACGACAACATCCCCTTCCTGCTGGTCGGCAACAAGTCGGACCTCGCCGACAAGCGCCGGGTGCCGCTCGACGTCTGCCGGGAGCGCGCCGCCGCGTGGCACGTGCCCTACGTCGAGACCTCGGCCAAGACGCGCGACAACGTCGACAAG GTGTTCTTCGACCTGATGCGGGAGATCCGGTCGCGCAAGTCGGACGACGGCCGCGCCACCAACGGCGACGTGCGCGGAAAGAAGAGAAGGAAAATCAAGTGCGCCATCTTGTAG
- the LOC125049144 gene encoding GATOR complex protein WDR24 isoform X2 produces the protein MIPSNTICVSQEGPANALALNKDCTQVVIAGRNVFKVFSIGEDEFSEVCNLRVGKNLNLNFSSIDVAWSTLEENTLATAATNGAVVVWNLGRSGRSKQEHVFSDHKRTVNKVSFHLTEPSLLISGSQDGMMKCFDLRMKEVARTFISNTESIRDVQFSPHTAHVLAAVSENGTVQLWDSRRHERPLHQFTAHSGPAFACDWHPDVPWLATASRDKTIKVWDIHAKPNLEHTIHTIASVGHVKWRPQKKYQVASCALVLDCAVHVWDVRRPHVPLATFAEHRDVTTAIAWVASPDVFLSTSRDCSLYRHRFAEAAHPVLWANPQGVAVSARGQVAHASPDRPLPAGLAAPRAPPPPHAPFPRKQPTAGSLGAGAQAALEVAFAGGAASTLRRHDVRPLDDAVVGAARRFRFHGDPPHVLAKHNARVARHYGRFMTAHVWEVVGAVYSARSSSGPPPAPPPPRDPPPRPDPAPPTPSHDGVEEEREEETEEWESRSHKHSGVLGLPTHTIYVPPHRARSQSEDGWVSAASLHFVDVEAAEWTLPEEAFALRPPPPPDEPDHDHNEAANSSGLSAAAGAPDSPAGSTGSGSHPPAPASPAPPAPHPPATGPLGDEGDADGDATGGAAEGRGRVDLAPLLASALHLHAALGDVQTAATVLLALQEHRGELLAYVDEPTQEQWLLGYMELLQRHKAWGVAGQVGRGAWLGGVWALSQQSTSVAVCCGRCGRRTRGAGCDRCAGRVPGELCAVCRQPVRGLYAWCQGCSHGGHLHHMRRWLLEHDLCPAGCAHRCQLG, from the exons ATGATACCATCTAATACGATTTGTGTTTCTCAAGAAGGGCCGGCCAACGCTTTGgctttaaataaagattgcaCCCAAGTCGTGATCGCTGGACGCAATG TGTTTAAAGTATTTTCTATAGGCGAAGATGAATTCTCTGAAGTGTGTAACTTGAGagttggaaaaaatttaaatctaaatttttCTTCCATTGATGTTGCTTGGAGTACGCTTGAAG AAAACACTCTCGCAACGGCAGCAACAAATGGGGCAGTGGTGGTGTGGAACCTGGGTCGCTCTGGGAGGTCTAAACAAGAACACGTATTCTCAGATCACAAGAGAACTGTTAATAAG GTTAGTTTTCACCTAACTGAACCATCTCTGCTTATATCTGGGTCCCAAGATGGGATGATGAAATGTTTTGATCTTCGGATGAAGGAGGTAGCACGAACATTTAtaag TAACACAGAGTCGATTCGCGACGTGCAGTTCAGCCCGCATACGGCGCACGTTTTGGCCGCGGTGTCGGAAAATGGCACCGTGCAGCTCTGGGACTCTCGGCGACACGAACGGCCTCTGCACCAATTCACGGCCCACTCGGGGCCCGCCTTCGCCTGCGACTGGCACCCCGACGTGCCTTGGCTCGCTACGGCCTCCCGCGACAAGACTATCAAG GTTTGGGACATCCACGCGAAACCTAATTTGGAGCACACCATACACACGATAGCCTCCGTCGGACACGTCAAGTGGAGACCGCAGAAAAA GTACCAGGTGGCATCGTGCGCGCTGGTCCTGGACTGCGCCGTGCACGTGTGGGACGTGCGGCGGCCGCACGTGCCTCTGGCCACGTTCGCCGAGCACCGCGACGTCACCACGGCCATCGCCTGGGTGGCCTCGCCCGACGTGTTCCTGTCGACGAGCCGCGACTGCAGCCTCTACCGGCACCGCTTCGCAGAGGCGGCGCACCCCGTGCTGTGGGCCAACCCGCAGGGCGTCGCCGTCTCGGCGCGGGGCCAGGTGGCTCACGCTTCGCCCGACCGCCCGCTGCCCGCCGGACTCGCCGCGCCGCGAGCCCCGCCCCCGCCGCACGCGCCCTTCCC GCGGAAGCAGCCGACGGCGGGGTCGCTCGGCGCGGGCGCGCAGGCGGCGCTGGAGGTGGCCTTCGCCGGGGGCGCGGCCAGTACCCTGCGGCGCCACGACGTGAGGCCGCTCGACGACGCCGTCGTCGGCGCGGCGCGACGCTTCCGCTTCCACGGCGACCCGCCGCACGTCCTCGCCAAGCACAACGCCCGGGTGGCGCGACACTACGGCCGGTTCATG ACGGCGCACGTGTGGGAGGTCGTGGGCGCCGTGTACTCGGCTCGGTCGTCGAGCGGCCCGCCCCCGGCACCGCCGCCGCCCCGCGATCCTCCGCCCCGCCCGGACCCCGCGCCGCCGACCCCTTCGCACGA CGGCGTCGAGGAGGAGCGCGAGGAAGAGACGGAGGAGTGGGAGAGCCGCAGCCACAAGCACAGCGGGGTGCTGGGCCTGCCCACGCACACCATCTACGTGCCGCCGCATCGGGCCAGATCGCAATCGG AGGACGGTTGGGTGTCTGCGGCGTCGCTGCACTTCGTGGACGTCGAGGCGGCCGAGTGGACGCTGCCGGAGGAGGCCTTCGCGCTGCGCCCTCCCCCGCCGCCCGACGAGCCCGACCACGACCACAACG AGGCGGCCAATTCGAGCGGACTGTCGGCCGCGGCGGGAGCGCCCGACTCCCCGGCCGGCTCCACGGGCTCCGGCTCGCACCCGCCCGCGCCCGCCTCGCCCGCCCCGCCCGCCCCGCACCCGCCGGCGACGGGGCCCCTCGGCGACGAGGGGGACGCGGACGGCGACGCGACCGGCGGCGCCGCCGAGGGCCGCGGCCGCGTCGACCTGGCGCCTCTGCTCGCGAGCGCGCTGCACCTGCACGCCGCGCTGGGCGACGTGCAGACGGCGGCCACCGTGCTGCTCGCGCTGCAGGAGCACCGCGGGGAGCTGCTGGCGTACGTCGACGAGCCCACGCAGGAGCAGTGGCTGCTGGGCTACATGGAGCTGCTGCAGCGGCACAAGGCGTGGGGGGTGGCCGGGCAGGTCGGTCGCGGCGCGTGGCTGGGCGGCGTGTGGGCGCTGTCGCAGCAGTCGACGAGCGTGGCCGTGTGCTGCGGGCGCTGCGGCCGGCGGACGCGCGGCGCCGGCTGCGACCGCTGCGCGGGGCGCGTGCCGGGCGAGCTGTGCGCCGTGTGCCGCCAGCCCGTGCGGGGCCTGTACGCCTGGTGCCAGGGCTGCTCGCACGGCGGCCACTTGCATCACATGCGCCGCTGGTTGCTCGAACACGACTTGTGCCCGGCCGGCTGCGCGCACCGCTGCCAGCTCGGCTGA
- the LOC125049146 gene encoding ras-related protein Ral-a isoform X3 — MSKKPAAAPTLHKVIMVGSGGVGKSALTLQFMYDEFVEDYEPTKADSYRKKVVLDGEEVQIDILDTAGQEDYAAIRDNYFRSGEGFLCVFSITEPESFDATQEFREQILRVKNDDNIPFLLVGNKSDLADKRRVPLDVCRERAAAWHVPYVETSAKTRDNVDKVFFDLMREIRSRKSDDGRATNGDVRGKKRRKIKCAIL; from the exons ATGTCGAAAAAGCCGGCGGCGGCGCCGACGTTGCACAAGGTGATAATGGTGGGGTCCGGTGGAGTGGGCAAGTCTGCGCTCACGCTGCAGTTCATGTACGACGAGTTCGTCGAAGACTACGAGCCCACCAAGGCCGACAGCTACAGGAAGAAG GTGGTGCTGGACGGCGAGGAGGTTCAGATCGACATCCTGGACACGGCGGGGCAAGAGGACTACGCCGCCATCCGCGACAACTACTTCCGCTCGGGCGAGGGCTTCCTGTGCGTCTTCTCcatcacggagcccgagagcTTCGACGCGACGCAGGAGTTCCGCGAGCAAATCCTGCGCGTGAAGAACGACGACAACATCCCCTTCCTGCTGGTCGGCAACAAGTCGGACCTCGCCGACAAGCGCCGGGTGCCGCTCGACGTCTGCCGGGAGCGCGCCGCCGCGTGGCACGTGCCCTACGTCGAGACCTCGGCCAAGACGCGCGACAACGTCGACAAG GTGTTCTTCGACCTGATGCGGGAGATCCGGTCGCGCAAGTCGGACGACGGCCGCGCCACCAACGGCGACGTGCGCGGAAAGAAGAGAAGGAAAATCAAGTGCGCCATCTTGTAG
- the LOC125049144 gene encoding GATOR complex protein WDR24 isoform X1, whose translation MIPSNTICVSQEGPANALALNKDCTQVVIAGRNVFKVFSIGEDEFSEVCNLRVGKNLNLNFSSIDVAWSTLEENTLATAATNGAVVVWNLGRSGRSKQEHVFSDHKRTVNKVSFHLTEPSLLISGSQDGMMKCFDLRMKEVARTFISNTESIRDVQFSPHTAHVLAAVSENGTVQLWDSRRHERPLHQFTAHSGPAFACDWHPDVPWLATASRDKTIKVWDIHAKPNLEHTIHTIASVGHVKWRPQKKYQVASCALVLDCAVHVWDVRRPHVPLATFAEHRDVTTAIAWVASPDVFLSTSRDCSLYRHRFAEAAHPVLWANPQGVAVSARGQVAHASPDRPLPAGLAAPRAPPPPHAPFPRKQPTAGSLGAGAQAALEVAFAGGAASTLRRHDVRPLDDAVVGAARRFRFHGDPPHVLAKHNARVARHYGRFMTAHVWEVVGAVYSARSSSGPPPAPPPPRDPPPRPDPAPPTPSHDGVEEEREEETEEWESRSHKHSGVLGLPTHTIYVPPHRARSQSEDGWVSAASLHFVDVEAAEWTLPEEAFALRPPPPPDEPDHDHNGTPRASRPTVVCDHPSELTSKPSAEAANSSGLSAAAGAPDSPAGSTGSGSHPPAPASPAPPAPHPPATGPLGDEGDADGDATGGAAEGRGRVDLAPLLASALHLHAALGDVQTAATVLLALQEHRGELLAYVDEPTQEQWLLGYMELLQRHKAWGVAGQVGRGAWLGGVWALSQQSTSVAVCCGRCGRRTRGAGCDRCAGRVPGELCAVCRQPVRGLYAWCQGCSHGGHLHHMRRWLLEHDLCPAGCAHRCQLG comes from the exons ATGATACCATCTAATACGATTTGTGTTTCTCAAGAAGGGCCGGCCAACGCTTTGgctttaaataaagattgcaCCCAAGTCGTGATCGCTGGACGCAATG TGTTTAAAGTATTTTCTATAGGCGAAGATGAATTCTCTGAAGTGTGTAACTTGAGagttggaaaaaatttaaatctaaatttttCTTCCATTGATGTTGCTTGGAGTACGCTTGAAG AAAACACTCTCGCAACGGCAGCAACAAATGGGGCAGTGGTGGTGTGGAACCTGGGTCGCTCTGGGAGGTCTAAACAAGAACACGTATTCTCAGATCACAAGAGAACTGTTAATAAG GTTAGTTTTCACCTAACTGAACCATCTCTGCTTATATCTGGGTCCCAAGATGGGATGATGAAATGTTTTGATCTTCGGATGAAGGAGGTAGCACGAACATTTAtaag TAACACAGAGTCGATTCGCGACGTGCAGTTCAGCCCGCATACGGCGCACGTTTTGGCCGCGGTGTCGGAAAATGGCACCGTGCAGCTCTGGGACTCTCGGCGACACGAACGGCCTCTGCACCAATTCACGGCCCACTCGGGGCCCGCCTTCGCCTGCGACTGGCACCCCGACGTGCCTTGGCTCGCTACGGCCTCCCGCGACAAGACTATCAAG GTTTGGGACATCCACGCGAAACCTAATTTGGAGCACACCATACACACGATAGCCTCCGTCGGACACGTCAAGTGGAGACCGCAGAAAAA GTACCAGGTGGCATCGTGCGCGCTGGTCCTGGACTGCGCCGTGCACGTGTGGGACGTGCGGCGGCCGCACGTGCCTCTGGCCACGTTCGCCGAGCACCGCGACGTCACCACGGCCATCGCCTGGGTGGCCTCGCCCGACGTGTTCCTGTCGACGAGCCGCGACTGCAGCCTCTACCGGCACCGCTTCGCAGAGGCGGCGCACCCCGTGCTGTGGGCCAACCCGCAGGGCGTCGCCGTCTCGGCGCGGGGCCAGGTGGCTCACGCTTCGCCCGACCGCCCGCTGCCCGCCGGACTCGCCGCGCCGCGAGCCCCGCCCCCGCCGCACGCGCCCTTCCC GCGGAAGCAGCCGACGGCGGGGTCGCTCGGCGCGGGCGCGCAGGCGGCGCTGGAGGTGGCCTTCGCCGGGGGCGCGGCCAGTACCCTGCGGCGCCACGACGTGAGGCCGCTCGACGACGCCGTCGTCGGCGCGGCGCGACGCTTCCGCTTCCACGGCGACCCGCCGCACGTCCTCGCCAAGCACAACGCCCGGGTGGCGCGACACTACGGCCGGTTCATG ACGGCGCACGTGTGGGAGGTCGTGGGCGCCGTGTACTCGGCTCGGTCGTCGAGCGGCCCGCCCCCGGCACCGCCGCCGCCCCGCGATCCTCCGCCCCGCCCGGACCCCGCGCCGCCGACCCCTTCGCACGA CGGCGTCGAGGAGGAGCGCGAGGAAGAGACGGAGGAGTGGGAGAGCCGCAGCCACAAGCACAGCGGGGTGCTGGGCCTGCCCACGCACACCATCTACGTGCCGCCGCATCGGGCCAGATCGCAATCGG AGGACGGTTGGGTGTCTGCGGCGTCGCTGCACTTCGTGGACGTCGAGGCGGCCGAGTGGACGCTGCCGGAGGAGGCCTTCGCGCTGCGCCCTCCCCCGCCGCCCGACGAGCCCGACCACGACCACAACGGTACGCCCCGAGCCTCGCGACCGACCGTCGTCTGCGACCATCCTTCCGAATTAACGTCGAAACCGAGCGCAGAGGCGGCCAATTCGAGCGGACTGTCGGCCGCGGCGGGAGCGCCCGACTCCCCGGCCGGCTCCACGGGCTCCGGCTCGCACCCGCCCGCGCCCGCCTCGCCCGCCCCGCCCGCCCCGCACCCGCCGGCGACGGGGCCCCTCGGCGACGAGGGGGACGCGGACGGCGACGCGACCGGCGGCGCCGCCGAGGGCCGCGGCCGCGTCGACCTGGCGCCTCTGCTCGCGAGCGCGCTGCACCTGCACGCCGCGCTGGGCGACGTGCAGACGGCGGCCACCGTGCTGCTCGCGCTGCAGGAGCACCGCGGGGAGCTGCTGGCGTACGTCGACGAGCCCACGCAGGAGCAGTGGCTGCTGGGCTACATGGAGCTGCTGCAGCGGCACAAGGCGTGGGGGGTGGCCGGGCAGGTCGGTCGCGGCGCGTGGCTGGGCGGCGTGTGGGCGCTGTCGCAGCAGTCGACGAGCGTGGCCGTGTGCTGCGGGCGCTGCGGCCGGCGGACGCGCGGCGCCGGCTGCGACCGCTGCGCGGGGCGCGTGCCGGGCGAGCTGTGCGCCGTGTGCCGCCAGCCCGTGCGGGGCCTGTACGCCTGGTGCCAGGGCTGCTCGCACGGCGGCCACTTGCATCACATGCGCCGCTGGTTGCTCGAACACGACTTGTGCCCGGCCGGCTGCGCGCACCGCTGCCAGCTCGGCTGA